A region from the Candidatus Electrothrix scaldis genome encodes:
- a CDS encoding IS1380 family transposase, producing the protein MKKKKNTTYRKSDLKINYIDITDDCLTSRSGLSLFIAYLHGISLFPIIESLFGDPLKADKGYAACIETSEDDMASSHTIKRFFGNFSFVKVFVFRRLLQKLFIWRLNITKPAVVELGIDTMVMENDDAECRHGVKPTYKKKKGFQPLQMNWGRFFVDAVFRGGDKHSNHGDTVQKMILHIVNRIRKEYRHDVPIVIRMDSGFFDQKIFEFCEQLGVGYICGGKMYKDIKEFASETTRWRRFAAPGKKDIWEYAEFGTKRGNWKQFRRAIYCRLCNHGSQLRLPGTGPDTVIITNLGRGGTIDELLEKAGVMSEYVSANAIVAGYHVRGSDELVNRGFKDFGHEQLPFTRFTPNAAWYYMLLVGFFLFESFKEDAASPVVSITAYASTVRRQLIDVAGKIVRHSGQVVLKVARCAFEGLQLAEMLKRCIEPPVLQH; encoded by the coding sequence ATGAAGAAGAAAAAAAACACGACCTATCGAAAAAGTGACCTGAAAATTAATTATATTGACATAACTGACGACTGTTTGACCAGTCGGTCAGGTCTGTCTCTTTTTATAGCGTACCTGCATGGTATTTCATTATTCCCTATTATTGAGAGTTTGTTCGGCGATCCTCTTAAGGCAGATAAGGGCTATGCCGCCTGTATAGAGACATCAGAGGATGACATGGCCTCCTCGCATACAATCAAGCGTTTTTTCGGCAATTTTTCTTTTGTTAAAGTGTTTGTTTTTCGACGTCTGCTGCAGAAACTGTTCATTTGGCGATTGAATATAACCAAGCCAGCCGTTGTTGAACTCGGCATTGATACAATGGTTATGGAAAACGATGACGCAGAGTGTCGACATGGAGTAAAACCGACCTATAAAAAAAAGAAAGGATTCCAGCCGTTACAGATGAACTGGGGAAGATTTTTTGTAGATGCGGTTTTTCGCGGTGGTGATAAGCACTCGAATCACGGTGACACTGTCCAAAAAATGATATTGCATATTGTGAATCGCATCAGAAAGGAATATCGACATGATGTCCCGATTGTTATCCGAATGGACAGTGGTTTTTTCGACCAGAAGATTTTTGAATTTTGTGAGCAACTTGGTGTTGGTTATATCTGTGGTGGGAAGATGTATAAAGATATAAAAGAATTTGCAAGTGAGACAACCCGTTGGAGGCGTTTTGCCGCACCCGGTAAGAAAGATATTTGGGAGTATGCGGAATTCGGCACTAAAAGGGGTAATTGGAAGCAATTTCGACGTGCTATATACTGTCGCCTGTGCAACCACGGGTCTCAGCTTCGGCTTCCAGGAACTGGTCCAGACACCGTGATCATTACAAATCTTGGGCGTGGCGGAACTATTGACGAACTTCTTGAAAAGGCGGGAGTTATGTCAGAATATGTAAGTGCCAACGCTATTGTTGCAGGGTATCATGTACGCGGTAGCGACGAGTTGGTTAACCGAGGTTTCAAGGATTTTGGCCATGAACAACTGCCGTTCACTCGATTCACTCCAAACGCTGCGTGGTATTACATGCTACTGGTCGGCTTTTTTCTTTTTGAATCATTCAAAGAGGATGCAGCTTCTCCCGTAGTTTCAATAACAGCCTATGCATCAACAGTGCGCCGTCAACTGATAGATGTAGCGGGTAAAATTGTCAGGCACAGCGGTCAGGTTGTATTAAAAGTGGCCCGGTGTGCTTTTGAAGGGCTTCAATTAGCCGAAATGTTAAAAAGGTGTATTGAGCCCCCTGTGTTACAACACTAG
- a CDS encoding restriction endonuclease, with protein MVETWKRIILYQESLNLGECKRHAKHRKVGVDIVRALYGVKHDLRVGNALLATTSNFTKGVYDFKASRYDLELRDFEGILKWLNEYHPNPDGELHIKDNNLVLPDN; from the coding sequence ATGGTTGAAACATGGAAAAGGATTATTTTATATCAAGAATCGCTCAATTTAGGTGAATGTAAGCGACATGCTAAACATCGCAAGGTAGGTGTGGATATTGTACGAGCACTTTATGGTGTTAAACATGATTTGAGAGTTGGAAATGCCCTTTTGGCAACCACTTCTAACTTTACTAAGGGTGTATATGATTTTAAAGCCTCCCGCTATGACCTGGAATTAAGAGATTTTGAAGGTATTTTGAAGTGGCTTAACGAATATCATCCTAACCCAGATGGCGAGTTGCACATTAAAGATAACAATCTAGTCTTACCTGACAATTAG
- a CDS encoding Tex family protein, producing the protein MSQNQQQDHRIAHRISQALQITSQQVLATAQLLEEGATVPFISRYRKEVTGSLDETQVAAIRDQLADVAALNKRRKNMLDSLAERELLTTELEQALGKAEDLTTLEDIFLPYKQKRKTKAVMAREKGLEPLAQALFTGQDNQIQPGAFVDPEKEVHSEEEALAGARDIMAEWMNEDADLRADLRRLFANKAEIRSTVVKKNQEQGAKFRDYFDWQEGAHKAPGHRLLAMFRGAEEKVLRLVIRPDEDAALALIKRRFSSQGRFREQVQLAAEESYKRLLGPSLENELRADLKQRADQEAIQVFADNLRELLLAPALGQKRVMALDPGFRTGAKLVCLSEQGQLLDFTTVYPTHGTKQQDEAGQTITTLCRKHRIQAIAIGNGTAGRETEQFVRGLGLDKGILITLVNESGASIYSASEVARREFPDHDITVRGAVSIGRRLQDPLAELVKLDPASIGVGQYQHDVNQAALKKALDDVVMHCVNTVGVEVNSGSLELLTYVSGLGPGLAAKIIARREEQGPFVSRKQLLKVPRLGAKAFEQCAGFLRIHGAENPLDNSAVHPERYAVVEKMAADLGCTVQELMQQKELRDRIDLQRYVSKDSGKGGSQALGLPTLRDILEELARPGRDPRQEFTAFAFADGVNSMDDLIEEMRLPGIVTNVTKFGAFVDIGVHQDGLVHISQLADRFVKDPAEVVKVGQQVTVRVLEVDQQRRRIALSLREG; encoded by the coding sequence ATGTCCCAGAATCAGCAACAAGATCATCGTATCGCGCATCGTATATCTCAAGCCCTGCAAATTACTTCCCAGCAGGTACTTGCCACAGCCCAACTCCTTGAAGAAGGGGCGACTGTCCCTTTTATCTCCCGCTATCGGAAGGAGGTGACCGGTTCCCTTGATGAAACCCAGGTCGCAGCCATTCGTGATCAATTGGCTGACGTTGCTGCCCTGAACAAGCGGCGAAAAAATATGCTGGATTCCCTGGCTGAACGGGAATTACTCACCACGGAATTAGAGCAGGCATTGGGCAAGGCAGAAGACCTGACCACGCTGGAAGATATCTTTCTGCCGTATAAGCAGAAGCGTAAGACCAAGGCGGTGATGGCCAGGGAAAAGGGTCTGGAGCCGCTGGCCCAGGCTCTCTTTACCGGTCAGGATAATCAGATTCAACCGGGAGCCTTTGTTGATCCGGAAAAAGAAGTGCATTCAGAGGAAGAGGCTTTAGCTGGTGCCCGGGACATCATGGCCGAGTGGATGAACGAAGACGCGGATTTGCGAGCTGACCTGCGCCGACTCTTTGCCAATAAGGCGGAGATTCGTTCCACCGTGGTGAAGAAGAATCAGGAGCAAGGAGCAAAGTTCCGCGATTATTTTGATTGGCAGGAGGGAGCACATAAAGCTCCCGGTCATCGTTTACTGGCTATGTTTCGCGGAGCAGAGGAAAAGGTGCTGCGTCTCGTGATCCGACCGGATGAGGACGCTGCCCTTGCCTTAATCAAAAGGCGTTTTTCGTCTCAGGGCAGGTTTCGTGAGCAGGTACAGCTGGCAGCAGAGGAGAGCTATAAGCGACTGCTTGGCCCGTCTTTGGAAAACGAATTGCGGGCAGACCTGAAGCAGCGGGCTGATCAGGAGGCCATTCAGGTCTTTGCTGATAATCTCCGGGAATTGCTGCTGGCTCCGGCTCTGGGGCAGAAACGGGTCATGGCCCTTGATCCGGGTTTTCGTACCGGAGCTAAGTTGGTCTGTCTCAGCGAGCAGGGCCAGTTGCTGGATTTTACCACGGTCTATCCCACCCACGGGACAAAGCAGCAGGATGAGGCCGGGCAAACCATCACAACGCTCTGCCGGAAGCATCGGATTCAGGCCATTGCCATTGGTAACGGCACTGCCGGGCGAGAGACAGAACAGTTTGTCCGTGGTCTTGGGCTGGATAAGGGGATTCTCATCACTTTAGTCAATGAAAGCGGGGCCTCAATCTATTCCGCCTCCGAGGTGGCTCGGCGGGAATTTCCTGACCATGATATCACGGTGCGGGGAGCGGTTTCCATTGGGCGTCGCCTCCAGGATCCTCTGGCAGAGCTGGTCAAGCTTGATCCTGCTTCCATCGGGGTCGGGCAGTACCAGCATGATGTCAATCAGGCTGCCCTGAAAAAGGCTCTGGATGATGTGGTCATGCACTGTGTGAATACGGTTGGGGTGGAGGTGAACAGCGGCTCGCTGGAGCTGCTTACCTATGTCTCCGGCCTGGGGCCGGGCTTGGCAGCCAAGATCATTGCCCGGCGGGAAGAGCAGGGGCCGTTTGTCAGTCGTAAACAACTGCTCAAGGTGCCTCGTCTGGGGGCGAAAGCATTTGAGCAATGCGCAGGCTTTCTCCGTATTCACGGAGCAGAAAATCCCCTGGATAACTCTGCTGTCCACCCGGAACGGTATGCCGTAGTGGAGAAAATGGCTGCTGATCTGGGCTGTACTGTTCAGGAGCTTATGCAGCAAAAAGAGCTGCGGGACAGGATTGATCTGCAACGATATGTCAGCAAGGACAGTGGAAAAGGAGGGAGCCAGGCCCTTGGGCTTCCCACTCTGCGGGACATCCTGGAAGAGCTGGCCCGACCAGGACGTGATCCCCGTCAGGAGTTCACAGCCTTTGCCTTTGCTGATGGGGTCAATTCGATGGACGATCTGATTGAGGAAATGCGCCTGCCTGGCATTGTCACCAATGTGACTAAGTTTGGGGCCTTTGTTGATATCGGGGTGCATCAGGACGGACTGGTTCATATCAGCCAACTGGCGGATCGCTTTGTTAAAGATCCTGCTGAGGTGGTTAAGGTGGGGCAGCAGGTAACGGTGCGGGTGCTGGAGGTGGATCAGCAGCGGAGAAGGATTGCGCTTTCTTTGCGGGAGGGGTAG
- a CDS encoding UPF0758 domain-containing protein: protein MQRNQTSQRLRDKFQEKGIEALTDTEVIELLLTLGTPRSDCKQAARDALEKFASLPLFMDALSPVFPHM from the coding sequence GTGCAACGAAATCAGACAAGCCAGCGACTCCGGGATAAATTCCAGGAAAAGGGCATTGAGGCCCTGACCGACACCGAGGTCATTGAACTTCTCTTGACCTTAGGCACTCCTCGCTCCGACTGTAAACAGGCAGCACGGGATGCCCTGGAAAAATTCGCTTCCCTTCCGCTGTTCATGGATGCCTTGTCCCCTGTTTTCCCTCATATGTAA
- a CDS encoding YggT family protein, with translation MALAKLINIVFTAYTWIIIARAVISWVNADPYNPIVRFLVQVTEPVLEKIRRYLPPMGGLDLSPMILIFAIIFLQSFLVPTLTSIGMSMH, from the coding sequence TTGGCTCTGGCAAAACTTATTAATATTGTTTTTACGGCCTATACCTGGATCATCATTGCCCGCGCTGTTATATCCTGGGTCAATGCGGACCCCTACAACCCTATCGTCAGGTTTCTTGTCCAGGTCACAGAACCGGTCTTAGAAAAAATTCGCCGCTACCTACCTCCAATGGGAGGGCTTGACCTCAGCCCTATGATCCTCATTTTTGCCATTATCTTTCTGCAAAGCTTTCTTGTGCCAACACTCACCAGCATAGGAATGTCCATGCACTAA
- a CDS encoding DUF167 domain-containing protein — translation MPYLQTQPDGSLMLSLYVQPRGGQNAIVGLHGEAIKLRLSAPPVDGKANKAIIAFFAKSLKIPKSAVTIKSGLQSRMKKILLSGVDEEQVRALIKG, via the coding sequence ATGCCCTACTTACAGACCCAGCCCGATGGCAGCCTGATGCTCTCTCTCTATGTCCAGCCCAGAGGTGGCCAAAATGCCATCGTTGGTCTCCACGGAGAAGCAATCAAACTGCGGTTGAGTGCGCCCCCAGTGGATGGCAAGGCAAACAAGGCAATTATCGCTTTTTTTGCAAAGTCTTTAAAAATTCCCAAATCTGCGGTAACTATTAAAAGCGGCTTACAGAGTCGCATGAAAAAGATTTTATTGTCTGGAGTGGATGAAGAGCAGGTTCGCGCCCTTATTAAGGGCTAA
- a CDS encoding rhodanese-related (seleno)protein: MKNILLLVVAVLLGIGGANQALSADIQTISKEELKSKLGSYEYTILDVRADNHWNASDNKIPGAIRLPGDKVDVWAENFHKNTPLVLYCACEGLGTSGRLAQKLMEKGFTHVYALSGGWTEWLMNSYPVTHK; encoded by the coding sequence ATGAAAAACATTCTGCTGCTCGTCGTTGCCGTATTACTGGGGATAGGTGGTGCAAATCAAGCACTTTCCGCTGATATTCAAACGATCAGCAAGGAGGAGCTGAAGTCCAAGCTTGGTTCCTATGAGTACACGATTTTGGATGTGCGCGCTGATAATCATTGGAATGCCAGTGATAATAAAATTCCTGGTGCAATTCGTCTGCCAGGCGATAAAGTAGATGTTTGGGCAGAGAACTTTCATAAAAACACCCCGCTGGTCCTTTATTGTGCTTGTGAGGGCTTAGGGACAAGTGGTCGATTGGCCCAGAAGCTCATGGAAAAGGGTTTTACGCATGTTTACGCCTTGAGCGGCGGTTGGACTGAGTGGCTTATGAACAGTTATCCGGTTACCCACAAGTAA
- a CDS encoding type II toxin-antitoxin system VapC family toxin produces the protein MILIDTCGWIEWLTDGPLCAQFEPYFSPIESVIVPTSVQYELYKWTARKRNLQTALEAAAITEQGSVVPLSTAIALSAADLSAEYSLSFADSIIYATSRFHEALLVTSDAHFKGLPGVKFFRKQSG, from the coding sequence ATGATCCTGATTGATACCTGCGGCTGGATTGAGTGGCTGACAGACGGTCCGCTTTGTGCTCAGTTTGAACCGTATTTCAGCCCGATTGAATCGGTCATCGTGCCGACTTCAGTTCAGTATGAGCTGTATAAATGGACTGCCCGGAAGCGGAATCTTCAGACAGCTCTGGAAGCCGCAGCCATAACTGAACAGGGCAGTGTTGTTCCCCTGTCAACAGCAATAGCCCTTTCCGCTGCTGATCTCTCCGCAGAATATTCCCTTTCTTTTGCAGATTCCATTATCTATGCCACCTCCCGCTTTCATGAGGCCCTGCTGGTTACTTCGGACGCGCATTTCAAGGGGCTGCCGGGAGTGAAGTTTTTCAGGAAGCAGTCGGGCTGA
- a CDS encoding AbrB/MazE/SpoVT family DNA-binding domain-containing protein, whose protein sequence is MLQAKLSSTFQLSIPKAMRNALDLRAGQQFTLLARGRIIELIPQRSVKEAKGMLSGCECADSSEYRDRTERSPE, encoded by the coding sequence ATGCTTCAGGCAAAACTCTCCAGCACATTTCAGTTGTCCATTCCCAAAGCCATGCGCAACGCCCTTGACCTCAGAGCCGGGCAGCAGTTCACCCTGCTTGCGCGGGGCCGTATCATTGAGTTGATCCCGCAGCGATCAGTTAAGGAGGCAAAGGGCATGCTCTCCGGCTGTGAATGCGCGGATTCATCCGAATACAGGGACAGGACGGAGCGCAGCCCGGAATGA